A genomic window from Lycium barbarum isolate Lr01 chromosome 4, ASM1917538v2, whole genome shotgun sequence includes:
- the LOC132636419 gene encoding multiprotein-bridging factor 1b, whose translation MAGISQDWEPVVIRKKAPTSAARKDEKAVNAARRSGAEIETVRKATAGSNKAASSSTTLNTRKLDEDTENLSHQKVPTELKKAIMQARQDKKLTQSQLAQLINEKPQIIQEYESGKAIPNQQIISKLERALGAKLRGKK comes from the exons ATGGCAGGAATATCACAAGATTGGGAGCCAGTGGTGATTAGGAAGAAAGCGCCGACATCAGCCGCAAGGAAAGACGAGAAAGCAGTCAACGCCGCTCGTCGCTCCGGTGCTGAGATCGAAACCGTCAGAAAAG CTACTGCAGGGTCAAACAAGGCTGCCTCTAGTAGTACAACTTTGAACACGAGGAAGCTTGATGAAGATACGGAGAACCTGTCAC ATCAGAAGGTACCAACTGAATTGAAGAAAGCCATTATGCAAGCTCGACAGGATAAGAAGCTGACTCAATCTCAACTTGCCCAA TTGATAAACGAGAAACCACAGATCATTCAGGAGTACGAGTCTGGGAAGGCAATTCCAAACCAACAGATAATTTCTAAACTAGAGAGAGCTCTTGGTGCGAAACTTCGCGGAAAGAAATGA
- the LOC132638577 gene encoding cyclin-dependent kinase F-4-like, with translation MERYQIIEEVGNGTFGNVWRALNKQTGEVVAIKKMKKNYYSWEECINLREVKSLRKMNHLNIVKLKEVVRENDILYFVFEYMECNLYQLIKDRAKLLSESEVRNWCFQVFQGLAYMHRQGYFHRDLKPENLLVRKDTIKVADFGLAREINAQPPYTEYVSTRWYRAPEILLQSPIYGPAVDMWAMGAIMAELFSLRPLFPGSSEADEIYKICSVIGSPTKRDWALGLELATAINYQFPQIAGVDLSLLVPSASENAISLIKSLCSWDPCKRPTAIDALQHPFFQSCFYVPPSLRAKAAVAKTPPSAGMMRGALEQKYKWSSGLLHNPKPSGNFSTVKSQVPFNTGVQRKLDMSYQDATRNDKSLQRSVNQQPKYRPPGRNVPMVGSGVKSFVVSDAAEKLVNASIFSGRGPIKQPRDISISII, from the coding sequence ATGGAAAGGTACCAGATAATTGAGGAAGTTGGTAATGGTACGTTTGGAAATGTTTGGCGTGCACTTAATAAACAGACTGGTGAAGTGGTTGCGATTAAAAAGATGAAGAAGAATTATTATTCGTGGGAAGAATGCATAAACTTGAGAGAGGTCAAGTCTCTGAGAAAAATGAACCATCTGAATATTGTGAAGCTCAAGGAAGTGGTTAGGGAGAATGATATTTTGTACTTCGTGTTTGAATACATGGAGTGCAATTTATACCAACTTATAAAGGACAGAGCAAAGCTTTTATCAGAATCCGAAGTAAGAAATTGGTGCTTCCAAGTATTTCAGGGACTTGCTTACATGCATCGACAAGGATATTTTCATCGCGACCTTAAGCCAGAGAACTTGTTGGTTAGGAAAGATACAATTAAAGTAGCTGATTTTGGTCTTGCTCGGGAGATCAACGCTCAGCCTCCATATACGGAATATGTATCAACACGTTGGTATCGTGCTCCTGAAATTCTTCTCCAGTCACCAATCTATGGTCCTGCTGTCGATATGTGGGCAATGGGTGCTATAATGGCTGAGTTGTTTAGTCTTCGTCCTCTGTTTCCGGGCTCAAGTGAAGCAGATGAGATCTACAAAATATGCAGTGTCATTGGGAGCCCGACCAAGAGAGACTGGGCTCTGGGACTTGAACTTGCTACTGCTATTAACTACCAATTTCCACAGATTGCTGGTGTAGATCTCTCCTTGCTAGTTCCGTCTGCCAGTGAAAATGCTATTAGCCTAATCAAGTCACTTTGTTCATGGGATCCTTGTAAGAGGCCGACGGCGATTGATGCTCTTCAGCATCCTTTCTTCCAGAGTTGCTTTTATGTACCTCCATCCCTACGCGCAAAGGCTGCTGTTGCTAAGACTCCTCCTTCTGCTGGCATGATGAGGGGTGCATTGGAACAGAAGTACAAGTGGTCGTCTGGGTTGTTGCACAACCCTAAACCCAGCGGCAACTTCTCTACTGTCAAGTCACAGGTGCCCTTTAACACAGGTGTACAAAGGAAGCTGGATATGAGTTATCAGGATGCAACGAGGAACGATAAATCCCTGCAACGTTCTGTTAACCAACAACCAAAATATCGACCTCCTGGAAGGAACGTTCCAATGGTTGGTTCTGGAGTGAAGAGTTTTGTTGTTTCTGATGCAGCTGAGAAACTGGTGAACGCGAGCATTTTCTCTGGTAGAGGACCTATAAAGCAGCCAAGAGATatttctatttctattatatag